From the genome of Bos taurus isolate L1 Dominette 01449 registration number 42190680 breed Hereford chromosome 2, ARS-UCD2.0, whole genome shotgun sequence, one region includes:
- the CAMK2N1 gene encoding calcium/calmodulin-dependent protein kinase II inhibitor 1, translating into MSEVLPYGDEKLSPYGDGGDVGQVFSCRLQDTNNFFGAGQNKRPPKLGQIGRSKRVVIEDDRIDDVLKNMTDKAPPGV; encoded by the exons ATGTCGGAGGTGCTGCCCTACGGCGACGAGAAGCTGAGCCCCTACGGCGACGGCGGCGACGTGGGCCAGGTCTTCTCCTGCCGCCTGCAGGACACCAACAACTTCTTCGGCGCCGGGCAGAACAAGCGGCCGCCCAAGCTGGGCCAAATCGGTCGGAGCAAGCGGG TTGTTATTGAAGATGATAGGATTGATGACGTGCTGAAAAATATGACAGACAAGGCACCTCCTGGTGTCTAA